From the genome of Pukyongia salina, one region includes:
- the paaB gene encoding 1,2-phenylacetyl-CoA epoxidase subunit PaaB: protein MKKDWPLWEVFVRSKNGLEHRHFGSLHAADAEMALENARDVYTRRNEGVSIWVVESKYITASNPADNGEFFEPAQDKIYRHPTFYDLPDEVKHM, encoded by the coding sequence ATGAAAAAAGATTGGCCATTATGGGAGGTATTCGTAAGATCGAAGAACGGTCTTGAACATCGTCATTTTGGAAGTCTGCATGCTGCAGACGCCGAAATGGCACTGGAAAACGCAAGAGATGTATATACCAGAAGGAACGAAGGTGTAAGTATCTGGGTGGTGGAGAGTAAGTATATCACTGCCTCAAATCCGGCCGACAATGGAGAGTTCTTCGAACCGGCTCAGGACAAAATTTACAGACATCCTACATTTTATGATCTCCCGGACGAAGTAAAACATATGTAA
- the paaA gene encoding 1,2-phenylacetyl-CoA epoxidase subunit PaaA, giving the protein MSEKEVKNLEAIFEARIARDEKIEPKDWMPEKYRQTHIRQISQHAHSEIVGMLPEGNWITRAPSLRRKAALLAKVQDEAGHGLYLYSATETLGISREELFDQLHSGKAKYSSIFNYPSVTWADIGAIGWLVDGAAIINQVALCTTSFGPYARAMVRICKEESFHQRQGYEIMLTLCNGTPEQKAMAQDALNRWWWPSLMMFGPRDADSPHTEQSMKWKLKRKTNDELRQQFVDQTVPQADILGITVPDPDLKFNPETGHYDFGEIDWDEFWQVVKGHGPCNKERMEARVGAWERGSWVREAAMAYAEKQAKKKVAKAS; this is encoded by the coding sequence ATGAGTGAAAAAGAAGTAAAGAACCTGGAAGCTATTTTTGAAGCGCGTATAGCTCGCGATGAAAAAATTGAGCCTAAAGACTGGATGCCGGAAAAGTACAGGCAAACCCATATAAGGCAGATCTCACAGCACGCACACTCGGAAATAGTGGGCATGTTGCCGGAAGGCAACTGGATCACACGGGCACCATCGCTTAGACGTAAAGCAGCGCTCTTGGCCAAGGTTCAGGATGAAGCAGGACATGGTTTGTATTTGTATTCTGCTACCGAAACACTTGGGATCTCACGCGAAGAATTGTTTGACCAACTGCACAGTGGTAAGGCTAAATATTCTTCTATCTTCAATTATCCTTCCGTTACATGGGCAGATATTGGCGCGATAGGGTGGCTGGTGGACGGGGCTGCTATTATTAACCAGGTAGCCTTATGTACAACTTCATTCGGTCCTTATGCAAGAGCGATGGTTCGAATATGCAAAGAGGAAAGTTTCCATCAGCGACAAGGGTATGAGATCATGCTCACTTTGTGCAATGGAACGCCCGAACAAAAAGCTATGGCCCAGGATGCCTTAAACAGATGGTGGTGGCCAAGCCTGATGATGTTTGGACCGAGAGATGCCGATTCGCCGCATACCGAACAATCGATGAAATGGAAGTTAAAACGAAAGACCAACGATGAATTACGGCAGCAGTTTGTGGACCAAACTGTTCCGCAGGCGGATATTTTAGGGATCACGGTTCCGGACCCCGACCTGAAATTTAATCCCGAAACAGGGCATTACGATTTTGGCGAGATCGACTGGGATGAATTCTGGCAGGTAGTAAAGGGTCACGGACCCTGTAATAAAGAACGGATGGAGGCCAGAGTTGGCGCCTGGGAAAGAGGAAGCTGGGTACGGGAAGCCGCCATGGCCTATGCAGAGAAGCAGGCGAAGAAAAAAGTAGCAAAAGCAAGTTAA